From a region of the Xanthomonas rydalmerensis genome:
- the flgL gene encoding flagellar hook-associated protein FlgL, protein MSNRISSGMIFNQSLNTMLGKQATISHLQQQLSTGQRIVSAADDPVAAGTAVSLDRTVAALARFGDNANNVQNRLNLQENSLSQAGDLMARVKDLTVEANSSALTTPDRKAIAAELKTLHDSLLSLSNSTDGSGRYLFGGTADDAAPFAVVSGNVVYSGNQTQRSVEVAPDTKVSDTLPGSEIFMRVPTGDGTVDAHAAAANTGTGLLLDFSRDGSSATAWNGDSYNVVFTAATTYEVRDSSGTVVNTGTYAAGESIGLPGLKMRVDGAPAAGDSFQIGPSTTKDVFSTISNLVDLLNTDPITPTAKAALQNGLQSSMRDITQASSKMIDARAAGGAQLAAIDNATDLRAANDVTLKTTLSSLRDLDYAQAISQYQLEQSALKAAQTIFTQMQKMSLFDRL, encoded by the coding sequence ATGAGCAATCGCATCTCCAGCGGCATGATCTTCAATCAGTCGCTCAACACCATGCTCGGCAAGCAGGCGACGATCTCGCACCTGCAGCAGCAGCTCTCCACCGGCCAGCGCATCGTCAGCGCGGCCGACGACCCGGTCGCCGCGGGCACCGCGGTCAGCCTGGATCGCACGGTGGCCGCGCTGGCCCGCTTCGGCGACAACGCCAACAACGTGCAGAACCGGCTCAACCTGCAGGAGAACTCGCTGTCGCAGGCCGGGGACCTGATGGCCCGGGTCAAGGATCTGACGGTGGAAGCCAATAGTTCGGCGCTGACCACCCCCGACCGCAAGGCCATCGCCGCGGAACTGAAGACCCTGCACGACAGCCTGCTCAGCCTGTCCAACAGCACCGACGGCTCCGGCCGCTACCTGTTCGGCGGCACGGCCGACGACGCCGCACCCTTCGCCGTGGTCTCCGGCAACGTGGTCTACAGCGGCAACCAGACCCAGCGCAGCGTGGAGGTGGCCCCGGATACCAAGGTCTCCGACACCCTGCCCGGCAGCGAGATCTTCATGCGCGTACCGACCGGCGACGGCACCGTGGACGCGCACGCGGCCGCCGCCAACACCGGCACCGGCCTGTTGCTGGACTTCAGCCGCGACGGCTCGAGCGCGACCGCCTGGAACGGCGACAGCTACAACGTCGTGTTCACCGCCGCCACCACCTACGAGGTGCGCGACAGCAGCGGCACCGTGGTCAACACCGGGACCTATGCCGCCGGCGAGAGCATCGGCCTGCCCGGCCTGAAGATGCGCGTGGACGGCGCACCCGCCGCCGGCGACAGCTTCCAGATCGGGCCGTCGACCACGAAGGACGTGTTCTCCACGATCAGCAACCTGGTCGACCTGCTCAACACCGATCCCATCACCCCCACCGCCAAGGCCGCGCTGCAGAACGGCCTGCAATCGTCGATGCGCGACATCACCCAGGCCTCGTCGAAGATGATCGACGCGCGCGCCGCCGGCGGCGCCCAACTGGCGGCGATCGATAACGCCACCGACCTGCGCGCCGCCAACGACGTGACCCTGAAGACCACCCTGTCTTCGCTGCGCGACCTCGACTACGCGCAAGCGATTTCCCAATACCAGCTGGAACAGTCGGCGCTGAAAGCGGCACAGACCATCTTTACCCAGATGCAGAAGATGTCGCTGTTCGACCGGCTCTGA
- a CDS encoding flagellin, producing the protein MAQVINTNVMSLNAQRNLNTTSTSLATTIQRLSSGLRINSAKDDAAGLAISERFTTQIRGLDVASRNANDGISLAQTAEGAMVEIGNNLQRIRELSVQSANATNSSTDRGALNSEVKQLTAEIDRVSKQTNFNGTKLLDGSFSGALFQVGADAGQTIGINTIVNASAASLGKAGFAATQTGSAALASGTATASGSFSGMVVNGVTIASVSVAAGDAGADVAKKIASAINDQLAQTGVYASIDPTSSALKLESVKGGQDFSFTAGSATGATGITFSNAGIAASATATAGTTNYLQDLDISTFQGAQKALSIVDNALTAVNSSRADMGAIQNRFTSTIANLSSTSENLSASRSRIRDTDYAKETAELTRTQILQQAGTAMLAQAKQAPQSVLSLLQG; encoded by the coding sequence ATGGCACAGGTCATCAATACCAACGTAATGTCGCTGAACGCTCAGCGCAACCTCAACACCACCAGCACCAGCCTGGCGACGACGATCCAGCGCCTGTCTTCCGGCCTGCGCATCAACAGCGCCAAGGACGACGCGGCCGGCCTGGCGATCTCCGAGCGCTTCACCACCCAGATCCGCGGTCTGGACGTGGCCTCGCGCAACGCCAACGACGGCATCTCGCTGGCGCAGACCGCCGAAGGCGCGATGGTCGAAATCGGCAACAACCTGCAGCGTATCCGCGAACTGTCGGTGCAGTCGGCCAATGCCACCAACTCCAGCACCGACCGTGGTGCGCTGAACTCGGAAGTCAAGCAGCTGACTGCGGAAATCGACCGTGTCTCCAAGCAGACCAACTTCAACGGCACCAAGCTGCTGGACGGTTCGTTCTCCGGCGCGCTGTTCCAGGTCGGCGCCGACGCCGGCCAGACCATCGGCATCAACACCATCGTCAACGCCAGCGCCGCCTCGCTGGGCAAGGCCGGCTTCGCCGCCACCCAGACCGGTTCGGCCGCCCTGGCCTCCGGCACCGCGACCGCCAGCGGCAGCTTCTCCGGCATGGTCGTCAACGGCGTCACCATCGCCTCGGTCTCGGTGGCCGCCGGCGATGCCGGTGCCGACGTGGCCAAGAAGATCGCCTCGGCGATCAACGACCAGCTGGCGCAGACCGGCGTGTACGCCTCGATCGACCCGACCAGCAGCGCGCTGAAGCTGGAATCGGTCAAGGGCGGCCAGGACTTCTCGTTCACCGCCGGCTCGGCCACCGGTGCCACCGGCATCACCTTCAGCAACGCCGGCATCGCCGCCAGCGCCACTGCCACCGCCGGTACCACCAACTACCTGCAGGACCTGGATATCTCCACCTTCCAGGGCGCGCAGAAGGCGCTGAGCATCGTCGACAACGCGCTGACCGCGGTGAACTCCTCGCGTGCCGACATGGGTGCGATCCAGAACCGCTTCACCTCCACCATCGCCAACCTGAGCTCCACCTCGGAGAACCTGTCGGCCTCGCGCAGCCGCATCCGCGATACCGACTACGCCAAGGAAACCGCCGAGTTGACCCGCACGCAGATCCTGCAGCAGGCCGGCACCGCGATGCTGGCCCAGGCCAAGCAGGCGCCGCAGAGCGTGCTGAGCCTGCTCCAGGGCTAA